The sequence TCCAAAACAATGATGAGCTAGTAAACCAAAGCTCAGCAATCCAGTTCGGTAAAATGGTTGGTGCTCAGTACATGTTGTACGGCAACCTATCAAGCATCGTTAAGAAAGACGGTAGCGATGAAGACGTATACTACAAAATGACTATGCGTCTAATGGATCTTGAGTCTGGCTTGATTGAGTGGGCTGACGAGACTGAAATCCGTAAGCAACAATCTAAGAGCCTACTGGGTCTTTAATTTCGCTTAACTGCCAACTACGACACTTACTATTGAAAGTGAATAGATTGGTCACTCGCCAATGCAGTACATGATGTGCTGTGAATTAAGAGACACTGGCTTTTGGTCAGTGTCTTTTTTGTAGGGAAACAAAGACGTTTATAGGGAATGAGCAATGGCAATCTTTTCTTGGTCTGAGGCTAAGCTTCTTGATACCAGTTTGAGTTCGCTTGATGGTTACTTTTCAAAGCCACCAGTTAGAGCACAGACTCTGACAGGCGGTTTGACTAATCGATGTTGGAAGCTGGTTTCAGCCGATGGCACAGCCTATGTGTGGCGCCCAATCACACCGATCACCAAAGCCTTCTTTATCTCTCGTCATGAAGAGTATCAAGTGCTCTCGACGATTGAGCGTCTTGGTATTGGCCCAAGCCCGATGGTGGTGAATGAGCAAGGGTTATTGGTTGAATGGATTGATGGTGAGACTCTTTATGAAGGGTTAGACATTGATGACCTATTGAAAACGCTGATCTCTGTGCATCTGGTTAACACTGCGCGATTGCCGCTCCAACCATTCAGCTTTACAGCAAGGGTCGACCATTACTGGCTTCAGCTTGACGCGATTCATAAGACCGAAGCCTGCACCAAAATTTACCAAGAGTGGCGAACCGCTCCAAGTATTCCAAGCGTTGATCTATCTTTGTGCCATTTTGATTTAGGTGGTTACAACTTAGTAAGAAGCATCGACGAGATTAAGATTATTGATTGGGAATACGCAGCGTTAGCCGACCCTAGGCTTGATCTAACCTTAACCATTGCGGTTGCAGGTGCGCCAGTTTCGGAAGCGGTTAACAAGTATTGTCAGCTGCGAGGCATTCATGATGTTCAGCCTTGGCTTGATGGTGTAGAAGCATGGTTACCAAGAAGCCAAATGATGGCGATGTTATGGTATTTGCTCGCTCACCAGTTATGGGGTGATGAAAGTTATCTGCGCGAAGCCGAGGCTCTAAGTCACACTTTATGTAGCTAGGATCACGTTTAGGAAGTGAAAAATATAATTTCGGTGGTCTTCCCTTTAAAACCTTGTTTTTCGTGTTAGATTGATCAAAACGTACCAATATTCAACGGGGGAGGTACAATGATTATCTATCTACATGGCTTCGACTCAACAAGCCCGGGCAATCACGAAAAAATACTGCAGTTGCAATTCATTGATGATGACGTTCGTTTCATTAACTACAGTACTTTGCATCCAAAACACGATATGCAGCATTTGCTAAAAGAAGTGCATAAAGTGATAGAACAATCCGATGATCCGCATCCAATTATTTGTGGTGTTGGTTTAGGTGGTTTTTGGTCTGAGCGCATTGGTTTCTTATGCGGTATTAAGCAGGTGGTCTTCAACCCGAATCTGCACCCTGAGAACAACATGGTAGGTCGCATTGACCGTCCAGAAGAGTACGAAGACATCGCTACTAAGTGTGTCGCTCAATATCGTATGAAGAACAAAGGTCGCTGTTTAGTGGTGCTTTCTCGTGAAGATGAGATTCATGACAATAGCAAAACAGCCGCTGCGCTCGAAGATTACTACGACGTAATCTGGGATGAAAAAGAGAGTCATAAATTCAAAAAGATCTCTCAGCACCTTCAGGCAATGAAAGCGTTTAAGAACGCCTAATCACTCCGGTTATTTTATAAAAGCAGCACTTATTTGGGTGCTGCTTTTTCACATCTGAATCTTAGAGATTGGTATTGATAAAGCAGTTGTATATGTTTTATCGGTTGGTTTGCGCATTTATAGATAAGTTTGCGCAAACGTTAACTAATTAGCCGCGAATCCTCATTGCGGGTAAGGATTTTTGTTGCGGTCATCTTTTTGCTATATATAATGTTCCCAAGCAAAATATTTTGACAAATATCAAAAAAAATTGAGAGCGAGTGAAAAACTTGCCCATAATTTGCGTTCTATCTCTCAGCTAGACGCCTTTTTTATCCATGTGAGCAGAGCGACAAACGAATGTTTGTTGTTTGTAATCCCTCTAACTACTCGGTGAGCTGTCGTTATTCTTTTTCGCGGTTATCCAATATGTCACAGCCTTATCAACAAGGCCGAGTAGATACATAGAATTTATCGGTTGGAGCAATCGGACCGAACCCCATTTATTCATTTTGTAGAGGATTGTCATTGTGACAAAAATTATCGTAGTAGGCGGCGGTGCTGGTGGTTTAGAACTAGCAACTAAGCTAGGCCGAACTTTAGGTCGTAAGAAGCGTGCCCAGATCACTCTGGTAGACCGTAAAGCAAGCCACCTATGGAAACCATTACTTCATGAAGTAGCAACTGGCTCACTGGATGAAGGTGTTGATGCATTAAGCTACCGCGCACATGCAAAAAACCATTACTTCGACTTCCAAATGGGCAGCCTGAACGACATCGATCGTGAACGTAAAGTGATTGCACTGAGCGAACTGAAAGATGAGCACGGTGAACTGCTGATGCCAAGCCGTGAACTTGAATACGACATTCTTGTTATGGCACTAGGTTCAACGTCGAACGACTTCAACACTCCTGGCGTTCGTGATAACTGTATTTTCCTTGATAGCCCAGAACAAGCGCACCGTTTCCGTACTGAAATGAACAACCAGTTCTTAAAGCTTCATGCTAAGAACGGCCAAGGTACGGTAGACATCGCGATTGTTGGTGCGGGTGCAACAGGTGTAGAGCTTTCTGCTGAGCTGCATAACGCGGTTAAAGAGCTTCGTACTTACGGTTTCGGTGATCTAGATTCAAGCAAGCTGAACGTGAACCTAGTTGAAGCGGGTGAGCGTATTCTTCCAGCTCTTCCTCCTCGTATTTCAAGCGCAGCACACTCTGAGTTAACGAAGCTTGGTGTAAACGTTCGTACGAATACTATGGTGACGCAAGCTGATGCTGATGGTCTAACAACCAAAGACGGTGACAAGATCCCAGCACAAATCATGGTATGGGCTGCTGGTATTAAAGCGCCAGATTTCATGAAAGATATTGGTGGTCTTGAGACTAACCGTATCAACCAGCTGGTTGTGAAAAACACGCTGCAAACGACACTGGATGACAACATTTTTGCTATCGGCGACTTAGCACAATGTACACAAGCGGATGGTTCATTTGTTCCACCACGCGCACAGGCGGCTCACCAAATGGCAAGCTGCGCATTCAGCAACATCATTGCTAAGCTGAATGGTCGTGACCTGAAAGACTACATCTACAAAGATAAAGGCTCACTGGTTTCACTAAGCCGTTTCTCTACGGTAGGTAGCTTGATGGGTAACCTGACTAAAGGTTCGATGATGGTTGAAGGTCGTATTGCTCGTGTGGTCTACATCTCTTTGTACCGCATGCACCAGATGGCGCTTCACGGCTTGATCAAAACATCACTGATGATGTTGGTTGGTCGTATTAACCGCGTACTTCGTCCAAACCTAAAGCTTCACTAATCAGCTAAGCCTGATAAATAACTTCAAGTTACTAATAAAAAAGAGCTCTTCGGAGCTCTTTTTTGATCGTGTCGCTTACGTGCCATCGCAAATGTTGAACTAGTACTTGCTATTAATAAGTTGGAGGTAGCACAGAATAAACGACGCCATCTTTCGGTTTTCCGTTAAACAGAAATCGATTCTTTGCGATGGTTTCTCGCTCTGCACCACACTTTTCTATCAGCTTTTGGCTTGGTAGATTTTCGGTATCACAAACGATCTCTAGGCGCGTTAGCTTAAGCTGAGCAAAGCAGAACTCAAACAAGGCCAGCATCGCTTCTTTGGCAATGCCTTTTCTTTGAAAATTATCCCCCACCCAATAACCTAAACTCGCCATATTGAAGGTGTGGTAAAGCTCATTGATCGCGACCATTCCGACCAGCTTATCGGTTTTTCGCTCAAAAATACCAAAACCAAACGCATCGGCTTTCACCCAGTTCAGGCGAGTTGCCAGAATGAATTTTTCGGCTTCGACGATAGAAAACTCATCATGACACCAGTCTACCCAAGGTAATAAACTCGGAGAAGATTTGATCAGTTGAGCAAACTCTTGAGCATCTGAGGCTTCAATGATTTTGAGGCTTAGATTCTGTGTATTGATCTGAAAGTCTGGGCTCATAGGACGCACCAAATAACATGTAACGGCTAATAAAACGCCCTCACAATGGAGGGCGTATTCAATGCTTAATACAACTTCAATTCTTTATATCAAGTTCCACTCTCTATAAGAATAGTTGAGCTGCTAGCTGCTAGCTGCTAGCTGAAGACTGATTACGTGGCTTATTGAGCGACGCGACGTACTTGAATCACCATGCCAAGAAGCGGGTGGTCTAGATAGTGAGTCTCTGTACTGCGCATGCGACGTTTTTGGTCCATACGGTAGCTCTTAAGGAACTCTTGCACTTCAACGGTCGGAGAGATCTCTGTAAGGTTACCCACCTGAACATTGCTCTCTGCACCACTTACTGGCGAGTCGAGTTCGATTTGCTGTTCTTGTAGAGTCACTTCACGAACGCTTGGTGCTTTCAAATCCAGCGTCGTTTCAGCATATAGATAATGCTGTACGTAGATTTGCAGCTTGCCATCTAACTCGTAAAGCGGCTTATCAATGGTCTCTTCTTGGAAACCATCCGGGTTTGATGCAGTGACCGCACCTTTCTCAGAGCCGTCGGCATTAAACTGTTTAGAGAAGTCTTTACCTGCTTGAATGTGGAAAACAGGTGCTGAGCTCTTACCTTGATCGCCTTGACGCCAAGCAGTGTGCATCAGAACTTCAAAGCCAGCGTGTTTACGTAGTTTGTCTTTCTGAGGTGTTAACTTGTATTCCGAGTAAGGAAGCATCTGCACGCCTTTCTTCGCTCGGTATTGGGTACCTTGAAATGAACCAACGCGCTCAAGTGAAATCTTAGGCTGTGTATTTGGCCAAGATTCATTTACTTTTTCTGCATCAACAGCGCGCTTAAAAATGATCACTTCTATATCAAATTGTCTCTGCGCCAAACTTGGCAGTGAGACGAACAATAGTAGCAGTGGGATCAGTCTTTTCATTTTTACTCCGTCTTCCAGCCGAACTACCGGCTGGATAATTTATATGTGCAAGTGGATTGGGTCTTATGCTGAAGGCAGCAAGTTCTGTCTGAATTCGCCCAATAAATCACTAACAAATTGAATTCGTTTCCGTCTGTCGACCAATGGTATCGTAAACTTGAACTTAGTTGGTCCTTCCATTGAAAACTTTTGCGGTTGAGATTGCAACAGTTTAACAAGGTAGGCCGGGTTTATGTCAGCATCCGGGTAGAATTCTAAGAATCCGCCCTTATCGTGAGCCTCAATTTTCTTCGCTTTAATAGACGCGGCCGCTAACTTAAGCTCAGAAACTGACAATAAGTTCTTGGTTGCATCAGGAAGAATACCGAAGCGATCAATCAACTCAACTTTAAGCTCAGCCAATTCATCGGTGTCACTCACGCTCGCAATACGTTTGTAGGTTGATAAACGTGTGTTGATGTCTGGGATATAGTCGTCTGGCAATAGAGCCGGCAAGCGCATTTCTATCTCTGTTTGCTCACGCAATAGATCATCAAGTGAAGGCTCGCGACCTTCTTTCAATGCCTCAACCGCTTGTTCAAGCATCTCCATGTACAAGGTAAAGCCAACCGACTGGATCTGACCACTCTGCTCATCACCCAATAGCTCACCTGCACCACGAATCTCTAAATCGTGAGTTGCAAGGGTGAAGCCCGCACCTAAATCTTCAAGAGAGGCAATCGCGTCTAATCGCTTAATCGCATCTTTGGTCATTGCTTTAGGGTGTGGCGTTAACAAGTAAGCATAAGCTTGGTGGTGAGAACGACCCACACGACCACGTAATTGGTGCAGCTGTGCTAAACCAAGGTTATCGGCTCTGTCCATTAAGATGGTATTGGCTGTTGGAACATCGATGCCGGTTTCAATGATGGTTGTACACACCAGAAGGTTAAAGCGCTGGTGGTAGAAGTCATTCATGATGCGTTCTAGTTCGCGCTCACGCATTTGACCATGAGCGACCGTCACACGCGCCTCTGGAATCAGTTTCTGTAGTGATTCAGCCGTTTTCTCAATCGTATCAACTTGGTTGTGCAGGAAGTACACCTGTCCACCACGCATGATTTCACGAAGTACCGCTTCTCTCACTACGGCATCATCACTTTGACGAACAAAGGTTTTGATTGCTAAGCGTCGTGCAGGCGGCGTTGCGATGATAGACAAGTCACGCATGCCACTCATCGCCATATTTAGCGTTCGTGGAATAGGCGTTGCGGTTAACGTTAGGATGTCGACATCCGCACGCATCGCTTTTACTTTCTCTTTCTGACGCACACCAAAGCGGTGTT is a genomic window of Vibrio sp. ED004 containing:
- the ycfP gene encoding alpha/beta hydrolase YcfP; its protein translation is MIIYLHGFDSTSPGNHEKILQLQFIDDDVRFINYSTLHPKHDMQHLLKEVHKVIEQSDDPHPIICGVGLGGFWSERIGFLCGIKQVVFNPNLHPENNMVGRIDRPEEYEDIATKCVAQYRMKNKGRCLVVLSREDEIHDNSKTAAALEDYYDVIWDEKESHKFKKISQHLQAMKAFKNA
- a CDS encoding phosphotransferase, whose product is MAIFSWSEAKLLDTSLSSLDGYFSKPPVRAQTLTGGLTNRCWKLVSADGTAYVWRPITPITKAFFISRHEEYQVLSTIERLGIGPSPMVVNEQGLLVEWIDGETLYEGLDIDDLLKTLISVHLVNTARLPLQPFSFTARVDHYWLQLDAIHKTEACTKIYQEWRTAPSIPSVDLSLCHFDLGGYNLVRSIDEIKIIDWEYAALADPRLDLTLTIAVAGAPVSEAVNKYCQLRGIHDVQPWLDGVEAWLPRSQMMAMLWYLLAHQLWGDESYLREAEALSHTLCS
- a CDS encoding peptidoglycan binding protein CsiV, yielding MKRLIPLLLLFVSLPSLAQRQFDIEVIIFKRAVDAEKVNESWPNTQPKISLERVGSFQGTQYRAKKGVQMLPYSEYKLTPQKDKLRKHAGFEVLMHTAWRQGDQGKSSAPVFHIQAGKDFSKQFNADGSEKGAVTASNPDGFQEETIDKPLYELDGKLQIYVQHYLYAETTLDLKAPSVREVTLQEQQIELDSPVSGAESNVQVGNLTEISPTVEVQEFLKSYRMDQKRRMRSTETHYLDHPLLGMVIQVRRVAQ
- a CDS encoding NAD(P)/FAD-dependent oxidoreductase; amino-acid sequence: MTKIIVVGGGAGGLELATKLGRTLGRKKRAQITLVDRKASHLWKPLLHEVATGSLDEGVDALSYRAHAKNHYFDFQMGSLNDIDRERKVIALSELKDEHGELLMPSRELEYDILVMALGSTSNDFNTPGVRDNCIFLDSPEQAHRFRTEMNNQFLKLHAKNGQGTVDIAIVGAGATGVELSAELHNAVKELRTYGFGDLDSSKLNVNLVEAGERILPALPPRISSAAHSELTKLGVNVRTNTMVTQADADGLTTKDGDKIPAQIMVWAAGIKAPDFMKDIGGLETNRINQLVVKNTLQTTLDDNIFAIGDLAQCTQADGSFVPPRAQAAHQMASCAFSNIIAKLNGRDLKDYIYKDKGSLVSLSRFSTVGSLMGNLTKGSMMVEGRIARVVYISLYRMHQMALHGLIKTSLMMLVGRINRVLRPNLKLH
- a CDS encoding GNAT family protein; the encoded protein is MSPDFQINTQNLSLKIIEASDAQEFAQLIKSSPSLLPWVDWCHDEFSIVEAEKFILATRLNWVKADAFGFGIFERKTDKLVGMVAINELYHTFNMASLGYWVGDNFQRKGIAKEAMLALFEFCFAQLKLTRLEIVCDTENLPSQKLIEKCGAERETIAKNRFLFNGKPKDGVVYSVLPPTY